A single genomic interval of Syntrophobotulus glycolicus DSM 8271 harbors:
- a CDS encoding sugar transferase, translated as MDKRNRFAYANIVQLPIDIFFLILTYSLSYMIALNFSSLRSLYDYLWILIIFVPLWIAAMNFRGMYNNTTFFYLDRIFRNVFWATFFAGLLVLSLFFFIKETNTSRLFISIFLTLCLVMMFLERWAFRLISRYWNPSMDKNRIILVCSDETYHVFTHYLQKTNIHYNIIGIIPIGEQSIGEELCLGQLDNLENILKEQVVDQVIFAFPKGYTGEIEKHMNLCLQMGLTVQNVMNYNPGLARVYVSMLGPIPMLTYHTVSLNPLRKVMKRTIDITGALVGIILTLICAVFIVPAIKLDSPGPILFKQKRVGRYGRIFNCYKFRTMCIDAEEKKKKLEALNEYKDGTFFKIKDDPRITKIGDFLRKTSLDELPQFFNVLKGEMSLVGTRPPTLDEVANYDIEHWRRISIKPGITGFWQINGRSSIKDFDQIVALDTQYIDKWSIWLDISILYKTVWLVVKKESAY; from the coding sequence ATGGACAAAAGAAACAGGTTTGCCTATGCCAATATCGTACAGCTCCCCATTGATATCTTTTTTTTAATTTTGACTTACAGTCTATCCTACATGATCGCTTTGAATTTTAGCTCGCTTCGAAGTCTCTATGATTATTTGTGGATTTTAATTATATTTGTTCCGTTATGGATTGCGGCAATGAATTTTCGGGGCATGTATAACAATACGACTTTTTTCTATCTTGACCGGATATTCCGCAATGTTTTTTGGGCTACTTTTTTTGCGGGATTGCTTGTTCTCTCTCTCTTTTTCTTTATCAAGGAGACAAATACGAGCCGGCTGTTTATCAGTATATTTTTAACGCTGTGCCTGGTGATGATGTTTCTGGAACGCTGGGCGTTCAGGCTGATCAGCCGCTATTGGAATCCGTCGATGGATAAGAATAGAATTATTTTAGTATGCTCGGATGAAACTTATCATGTGTTTACCCATTACCTGCAAAAAACAAATATCCATTACAATATCATTGGGATTATCCCGATCGGAGAGCAGTCTATCGGGGAGGAATTGTGCCTGGGGCAGCTGGATAATCTGGAAAATATCCTGAAAGAACAAGTTGTCGATCAGGTAATTTTTGCTTTTCCCAAAGGCTATACCGGTGAAATAGAGAAGCATATGAACTTGTGTCTGCAAATGGGTCTGACCGTCCAGAATGTGATGAATTATAACCCTGGCTTAGCCCGTGTCTATGTTTCCATGCTCGGACCGATCCCGATGCTGACCTATCACACGGTCTCGCTTAACCCTCTCCGCAAGGTAATGAAACGGACCATCGATATTACCGGGGCCCTGGTCGGCATTATCCTGACTTTAATTTGTGCCGTTTTTATTGTGCCGGCTATTAAGCTTGATTCCCCCGGGCCGATCCTGTTCAAACAAAAAAGAGTCGGCCGGTATGGGCGGATTTTTAATTGTTATAAATTCAGGACCATGTGTATCGATGCCGAGGAAAAAAAGAAAAAACTTGAAGCATTAAATGAATACAAAGACGGTACGTTTTTTAAGATTAAAGACGATCCCAGAATTACCAAGATTGGAGATTTTTTGCGCAAGACCAGTCTGGATGAGCTGCCCCAGTTTTTCAATGTGCTAAAAGGAGAGATGAGCCTGGTAGGAACCCGCCCGCCAACCCTGGATGAGGTGGCCAATTATGATATTGAACACTGGCGCCGGATCAGTATTAAGCCGGGTATTACGGGTTTCTGGCAGATCAATGGGCGAAGCAGCATTAAGGATTTTGACCAGATCGTCGCCCTGGATACCCAGTACATTGACAAGTGGTCAATCTGGCTGGATATTTCTATTCTTTATAAGACGGTATGGCTGGTCGTGAAGAAGGAATCGGCGTACTGA
- a CDS encoding fucose pyrophosphorylase domain-containing protein, producing MNENEISQTFLSQTYQDAWSDYIYSVSTEKADSWDWIIITASNDRQAEAYQIEIDKRKIEGSLPLKTKFAIIADPEGKRVGSGGATLNALKYINEKKQGNQNIKEMKIAILHSGGDSKRVPQYSACGKLFSPVPRLLPNGKRSAIFDELIISLSGIPGRMNSGLLVIPGDTVIVFNPLQLDLKSADSAALSIKTSVTEGKDHGVFINGENNLVSEFLHKQPESVLKAKGAVNGENQVDVDTGFIWFGGNIMQELLNLISTDGKIDEEKCNRFINDTVSLNFYADFVFPLAQNCTLEEYQREAPEGAFSMELTDCRNDIWKCLYGFSMKLVRMTPARYIHFGTTNELFDLMVKDIIKYHYLGWDKIVLCNLEDKHKGSVSNCLIMPKAKINSQSYLEDSIIGAEVTIGKNSIISGIELIDEKVPDEVVLHCLQLKDGKYVCRIYGINDNPKSSADGRFLNTTLRKILDKYRLKNLDVWDETPPSLWNAKLYPICGTMAEAIQYAFLIYRISAETARDYEVIEWIKTDRTSLKSSFNSADTKATLEWRKQIEIAIRVYKCIFLLEQNEEMAEALLVLDKGENLEKEALALLEKSRNSSYQLKMRIYLALSALCNESRTNLLGLKAEEYEDKAYQAIRDSVIGAAMDKHPFDPSKATFITDKVEVELPIRVNFCGSPSDAAPYCLEHGGTMLDAALLLKGKNPIRVIVKRLSEKVVTFESIDLKISRTYTDIDEIRNNGNPFDTFALHKAVLVATGLIPLDSEKFSLLNILDRIGGGLCLSTSAEVPIGSGLGTSSIVAAACVKAVNQILNQDISDDCIYAQVFAAEQLMSTGGGWQDQVGGLTRGIKLIRSKPGIYQSIKVDYLHLEPNILQELQDRFVLIFSGQRRLARNVLREELNQCIRNDRVAMASLERIRHICVLMKYELERGDVTAFAKYISEQFELVKKLDKGASNTCIEFIFDVCADLLDGKSICGAGGGGFLQVILKKGVSKSQLEARLKSVFQDCGVEVWDSTFVIDVKDGK from the coding sequence ATGAATGAAAATGAAATATCTCAAACTTTTTTATCGCAAACCTATCAAGATGCCTGGAGTGATTACATCTATTCAGTAAGCACTGAAAAAGCGGATAGTTGGGATTGGATTATTATTACTGCATCTAATGACCGTCAGGCCGAAGCTTACCAAATAGAAATTGATAAGAGAAAGATTGAAGGAAGCCTGCCTTTAAAAACAAAATTCGCAATAATAGCCGATCCTGAAGGTAAGCGAGTCGGTTCCGGCGGAGCGACCTTGAATGCATTAAAATACATAAACGAAAAGAAGCAAGGGAACCAGAACATTAAAGAGATGAAAATTGCTATTTTACATTCAGGGGGGGATAGTAAACGTGTCCCGCAGTATTCAGCCTGCGGCAAATTGTTTTCTCCTGTCCCAAGGCTTCTGCCTAATGGTAAGCGTTCAGCAATTTTCGATGAGCTGATCATATCTTTATCGGGTATTCCGGGACGGATGAATAGCGGTCTCTTAGTAATTCCGGGAGATACGGTCATTGTTTTTAATCCGCTTCAGTTAGATTTAAAATCGGCAGACTCTGCTGCATTATCCATTAAGACGAGTGTAACAGAAGGAAAAGACCACGGAGTATTTATTAATGGCGAAAATAATCTTGTATCTGAGTTTCTCCATAAACAGCCTGAGTCTGTATTAAAGGCAAAAGGAGCAGTAAATGGAGAAAATCAAGTTGATGTTGATACAGGGTTCATCTGGTTCGGTGGTAATATCATGCAAGAGTTGTTGAACCTTATAAGTACTGATGGGAAAATTGACGAAGAAAAATGCAATAGATTTATCAATGATACGGTTAGTTTGAATTTTTATGCGGATTTTGTTTTTCCTCTGGCCCAAAATTGTACTTTGGAAGAGTATCAGAGAGAAGCACCGGAGGGTGCTTTTTCGATGGAATTGACCGATTGCAGGAATGATATCTGGAAGTGCTTATATGGCTTTTCTATGAAACTGGTTAGGATGACTCCAGCGCGTTATATTCATTTCGGAACCACAAATGAACTTTTTGATTTAATGGTTAAAGATATCATAAAGTATCATTACTTAGGATGGGATAAAATAGTTCTTTGTAATCTTGAAGATAAACATAAAGGATCAGTTAGTAATTGTTTGATTATGCCAAAAGCGAAAATTAACAGCCAAAGTTATTTAGAGGACAGTATTATTGGGGCTGAAGTGACAATTGGCAAAAATTCAATTATTTCAGGTATAGAATTAATAGATGAAAAAGTTCCTGACGAAGTTGTGCTCCATTGTCTTCAATTAAAAGACGGAAAATATGTTTGCAGGATTTATGGAATCAATGATAATCCAAAGAGTTCAGCAGATGGACGTTTTCTAAACACGACATTGCGCAAAATCTTGGACAAATATAGGCTGAAGAATCTTGATGTCTGGGATGAAACTCCGCCATCCTTATGGAATGCAAAATTGTATCCTATATGTGGAACAATGGCTGAAGCAATTCAATATGCCTTTTTAATCTATAGGATATCCGCTGAAACTGCAAGAGATTATGAAGTCATAGAATGGATAAAAACGGATCGTACAAGTTTAAAATCCAGTTTCAATTCAGCGGATACAAAAGCAACATTAGAATGGCGGAAGCAAATTGAGATTGCAATCCGCGTTTATAAATGTATTTTTTTACTGGAGCAAAACGAAGAAATGGCTGAAGCACTTCTAGTTCTGGACAAAGGAGAGAATCTTGAAAAAGAGGCTTTGGCATTATTAGAAAAGTCTAGAAATTCCTCATACCAGCTAAAAATGCGTATTTATTTGGCATTATCCGCCCTATGTAATGAGAGCAGGACAAATTTACTTGGACTTAAGGCAGAAGAATATGAGGATAAAGCATACCAGGCGATTAGAGATAGTGTTATTGGTGCTGCTATGGATAAGCATCCGTTTGATCCAAGTAAGGCTACTTTTATAACGGATAAAGTTGAAGTTGAATTGCCTATACGAGTGAATTTCTGCGGCAGTCCTTCAGATGCAGCGCCGTATTGTCTTGAACATGGGGGCACAATGCTTGATGCCGCCCTGTTGTTGAAAGGAAAGAACCCGATTCGTGTTATTGTTAAAAGATTGTCTGAAAAAGTTGTCACCTTTGAAAGCATAGATTTGAAAATAAGTAGAACATATACTGATATTGATGAAATCAGAAATAACGGTAATCCATTTGATACGTTTGCTCTTCATAAAGCCGTTTTAGTGGCAACAGGACTTATTCCTTTGGATAGTGAAAAATTCTCTTTGTTAAATATTTTGGATAGAATTGGCGGAGGGTTATGTTTATCGACATCTGCAGAAGTGCCAATAGGTTCTGGTCTTGGTACAAGTAGTATTGTTGCTGCAGCTTGTGTAAAAGCAGTCAACCAAATCCTTAATCAAGATATCAGTGATGATTGTATTTATGCGCAAGTCTTTGCTGCTGAGCAACTGATGTCAACAGGTGGCGGTTGGCAGGATCAAGTTGGCGGCCTGACCAGAGGTATTAAGTTGATCAGGTCAAAACCTGGCATATACCAAAGCATTAAAGTCGATTACTTACACTTGGAGCCAAATATATTGCAGGAATTGCAGGATAGATTTGTATTGATCTTTTCTGGACAGAGAAGATTAGCACGTAATGTTCTGCGTGAAGAATTAAACCAATGCATAAGAAATGATAGGGTTGCTATGGCATCTTTAGAAAGAATACGGCATATTTGCGTTTTGATGAAATATGAGTTGGAACGTGGAGATGTGACAGCTTTTGCCAAATATATTTCGGAACAGTTTGAGTTAGTTAAGAAGCTGGATAAGGGTGCTTCTAATACCTGTATTGAGTTTATTTTTGATGTCTGTGCTGACTTGTTAGATGGTAAAAGCATTTGTGGAGCTGGCGGCGGCGGATTCTTACAAGTCATATTGAAAAAAGGTGTTTCAAAATCACAACTTGAAGCAAGGCTGAAGTCCGTTTTTCAAGATTGTGGTGTTGAAGTTTGGGATAGTACCTTTGTTATTGATGTTAAGGATGGAAAATAA